In a genomic window of Rubrobacter calidifluminis:
- a CDS encoding choice-of-anchor Q domain-containing protein codes for MIWSRENPVAGHGALLLLLFVVGVVTVAFSAPAFADTYTVSRTDDPTPGGCQQGDCSLREAVIAANGHPGTDEIDLPGGTYTLAIPGTGGASQGDLDVTESLVIDDTGQGTAVVNGNGAATHDRVFEVVGGVLELHGITVEGGVAPVDADGVARGGGIRVDSSAGGLYMFGGSVIGNSVPGTGHVGGGIYNESHAVLQRVEVSGNTATGPPNGLGGFGGGIYTFSPGLTEVYNSRFFDNQAFAGAAMAASTASGSSTSVIVVGSQLGRNVASSFGGGAYLTGSQQGPGSYRFTNTTINGNTAGELGGAIRVRDAVLVLKNDTITANNSGDGGGIAAQDDGQGITSATLADTILAGNHDTDASGLGTFNDCLDQNLNNGGVVRSSGYNLVGENGNPTSTCINDPASGDQLGTPASPINPLLDPSDHFNGGPFIRVFTYALLPGSPAINHGDPASGGCEPVDQRGVPRALGGRCDIGAYELVRVHGTVVNRVGTFGADSSTKPELAPTAGADGFLGLDGDDSLRGAGGNDALSGGRGNDTIFGGRGADFLGGGRGNDTLNGGPGGDVLSGGPGTDHLNGGDGNDDINARDHHRDVITCGKGTDHVSADRVDKVASSCEKVKRI; via the coding sequence ATGATTTGGAGCAGAGAGAATCCGGTAGCGGGCCACGGAGCCCTCCTTTTGTTGCTCTTCGTGGTCGGGGTGGTGACGGTGGCGTTCTCCGCGCCGGCCTTCGCCGACACCTACACGGTGAGCCGGACGGACGATCCCACCCCGGGCGGCTGCCAGCAGGGGGATTGCTCGCTCAGGGAGGCCGTGATCGCGGCGAACGGGCACCCGGGAACGGATGAGATCGACCTGCCCGGCGGCACCTACACGCTCGCGATCCCCGGCACCGGCGGCGCCTCGCAGGGCGATCTCGACGTCACCGAGAGCCTCGTCATCGACGACACCGGCCAGGGCACGGCCGTTGTCAACGGCAACGGGGCCGCGACCCACGACCGGGTCTTCGAGGTCGTGGGAGGGGTGCTCGAGCTGCACGGGATCACGGTTGAAGGGGGCGTCGCACCCGTCGACGCGGACGGGGTGGCCCGCGGCGGCGGCATCCGGGTCGACTCCTCGGCCGGGGGTCTCTACATGTTCGGCGGCAGCGTCATCGGGAATTCGGTGCCGGGGACGGGCCACGTCGGCGGCGGCATCTACAACGAGAGCCACGCCGTGCTGCAGCGGGTCGAGGTCTCGGGCAACACCGCGACCGGCCCGCCCAACGGACTCGGCGGCTTCGGCGGCGGGATCTACACGTTCAGCCCGGGGCTGACCGAGGTCTACAACTCCAGGTTCTTCGACAACCAGGCGTTCGCCGGCGCGGCCATGGCCGCGTCCACCGCCTCCGGGAGCAGCACGAGCGTGATCGTCGTGGGCTCTCAGCTGGGCCGCAACGTCGCAAGCTCATTCGGCGGCGGCGCTTACCTCACGGGCAGCCAGCAGGGCCCAGGGAGCTATCGCTTCACCAACACGACGATCAACGGCAACACGGCCGGTGAGCTGGGCGGCGCCATACGCGTCCGCGACGCGGTGCTCGTGCTCAAGAACGACACGATCACCGCCAACAACTCCGGTGACGGCGGCGGGATCGCGGCCCAGGACGACGGTCAGGGCATAACCTCTGCCACGCTGGCCGACACGATCCTGGCCGGCAACCACGACACCGACGCCTCGGGGCTGGGCACGTTCAACGACTGTCTGGACCAGAACCTGAACAACGGCGGCGTGGTGCGCTCGTCGGGCTACAACCTCGTCGGCGAGAACGGCAACCCGACCAGCACCTGCATCAACGACCCGGCGAGCGGCGACCAGCTCGGCACACCTGCCTCACCGATCAACCCGCTGCTCGACCCGTCCGACCACTTCAACGGCGGCCCCTTCATCCGCGTCTTCACCTACGCCTTGCTGCCCGGCAGCCCAGCCATCAACCATGGAGATCCCGCCTCCGGCGGCTGTGAGCCGGTCGACCAGCGCGGCGTCCCCCGGGCTCTCGGCGGCCGCTGCGACATCGGCGCCTACGAACTCGTCAGGGTCCACGGCACCGTGGTCAACCGCGTCGGCACTTTTGGGGCTGACAGCTCCACCAAACCCGAGCTTGCGCCGACGGCCGGCGCGGACGGGTTCCTGGGCCTCGACGGAGACGACTCGCTGCGTGGTGCCGGCGGCAACGACGCCCTCTCCGGCGGCAGGGGCAACGACACCATCTTTGGAGGCCGGGGCGCGGACTTCCTAGGCGGTGGCAGGGGCAACGACACCCTGAACGGCGGCCCGGGAGGCGACGTACTGAGCGGCGGTCCGGGGACCGATCACCTGAACGGCGGTGACGGAAACGACGACATCAACGCCCGCGACCACCACCGCGACGTCATCACCTGCGGCAAGGGTACCGATCATGTGTCCGCCGACCGCGTGGACAAGGTCGCGAGCAGCTGCGAGAAGGTGAAGCGCATTTGA